A region from the Candidatus Electrothrix scaldis genome encodes:
- a CDS encoding DUF1778 domain-containing protein: protein MASAKTRNTPINIRARQSQRELIDRAAALLNKNRTDFILEASCREAENVLLDQRLFILDEKQFAEFDAALQERFTDNRHIQRLLEGKAPWDE, encoded by the coding sequence ATGGCATCCGCAAAGACAAGGAATACCCCCATCAATATCCGGGCTCGCCAGAGCCAGCGTGAACTTATTGACCGAGCTGCCGCGCTTTTGAATAAGAATAGGACGGATTTTATTCTTGAAGCCTCGTGCAGAGAGGCGGAGAATGTCTTACTGGACCAGCGTCTTTTTATTCTTGACGAAAAACAATTCGCCGAGTTTGATGCTGCTTTACAGGAGCGATTTACTGATAATAGGCATATTCAGCGATTGCTTGAAGGAAAAGCGCCGTGGGACGAATAA
- a CDS encoding GNAT family N-acetyltransferase, protein MGRITAPEPLTSCHDTVRFDCGVPSINDWLRNQGLRNEISGASRTYVVCQSGIAVGFYSFSTGSVTCCGKKVDRENHAAVPVIVLSRLAVDVRWQGRGIGVGLLKDVVARSLYVASKIDVRALLVHSLNDQVKNFYARYGFTELTINPMVLNLPVADDGEKLLNQDHLGKTL, encoded by the coding sequence GTGGGACGAATAACAGCACCAGAGCCGTTGACTTCATGTCACGATACTGTGCGCTTCGATTGCGGAGTCCCCTCGATAAACGACTGGCTTCGTAATCAGGGATTGCGTAATGAGATTTCTGGAGCCTCTCGTACCTATGTGGTGTGTCAGTCCGGGATAGCTGTTGGCTTTTACTCTTTTTCAACAGGAAGCGTTACCTGTTGCGGAAAAAAGGTGGATAGAGAAAATCATGCTGCGGTCCCGGTTATTGTCCTGTCCCGTCTGGCTGTTGATGTGCGTTGGCAGGGCAGGGGGATAGGCGTTGGTCTGTTAAAGGATGTTGTTGCCCGTTCCTTATATGTTGCCAGTAAGATAGATGTTCGGGCACTTCTGGTTCATTCCCTGAATGACCAGGTGAAAAATTTTTATGCAAGATATGGTTTTACTGAATTAACCATCAATCCGATGGTGCTAAACCTCCCTGTTGCTGACGATGGAGAGAAGCTACTGAATCAGGACCATCTCGGAAAAACTCTGTAA
- the tatB gene encoding Sec-independent protein translocase protein TatB, with amino-acid sequence MFGIGLPEMIVILAVALIVVGPDKLPELARSLAKGVNELKKTMNQVKDSLNEETQVVSSVQRDLQQTAGQVKTQLLEEGIKSPNLWKQEGEKTSDQDESGEGEVVEAETRPLRSWEEEGDVTPARQNDSEEDSKEEPEALADDVEDAPEESSEESEVAENDDTSATRPTPAA; translated from the coding sequence ATGTTTGGAATAGGTTTGCCGGAAATGATCGTGATTCTGGCAGTAGCATTGATTGTAGTCGGGCCTGATAAGCTGCCGGAGCTGGCGCGTTCTTTGGCAAAGGGTGTCAATGAACTGAAAAAGACCATGAATCAGGTCAAAGACAGCCTGAATGAGGAAACACAGGTTGTTAGCTCGGTGCAACGTGATCTGCAACAGACCGCTGGTCAGGTGAAGACCCAGCTCCTGGAAGAGGGGATAAAAAGTCCCAACCTCTGGAAGCAGGAAGGAGAAAAGACTTCTGATCAGGATGAGTCTGGGGAAGGCGAGGTTGTTGAAGCAGAGACCCGTCCCCTTCGCTCCTGGGAAGAGGAGGGCGATGTTACTCCGGCTCGACAGAATGATTCTGAAGAAGATTCTAAAGAAGAACCTGAGGCCCTGGCAGACGATGTTGAAGACGCCCCTGAAGAATCATCCGAAGAATCTGAGGTCGCAGAAAATGATGATACCTCTGCAACGCGCCCAACTCCAGCCGCATGA
- the tatC gene encoding twin-arginine translocase subunit TatC, whose protein sequence is MTTDSLLERFRPHHQELRERLLRSFLAIALSTACAYYFIDQLAAFCTQPLFTAAPTLEKLVYTKLTDAFVSYIKLALLFGITVSFPYLLYQIWMFVAPGLLEKERVLARRVIFWSTGLFVSGALFGFFVVLPKTLAFFMSYAGENLAPMPKLGLYLTFVARMVLAFAISFEIPFLMVMTTSVGLVTRDHFKAKRKYFYIAIVVLSFLLTVGEITATVLLSFPLFALYEAGILAGRIFISKEKG, encoded by the coding sequence ATGACCACCGACTCACTGCTTGAACGTTTCCGCCCTCACCACCAGGAGCTGAGAGAGCGGCTTCTCAGATCTTTTCTTGCTATCGCCCTCAGTACGGCCTGTGCCTATTATTTTATAGATCAGCTTGCCGCCTTCTGCACCCAGCCCTTGTTTACGGCTGCCCCAACCTTGGAAAAACTGGTCTACACCAAGCTCACCGATGCCTTTGTATCCTATATTAAGCTGGCGCTTCTTTTTGGTATTACGGTCAGTTTTCCTTACTTGCTGTATCAAATATGGATGTTTGTTGCACCGGGGCTTTTAGAAAAGGAACGAGTCTTGGCCCGGAGGGTCATTTTCTGGTCCACAGGGCTGTTTGTAAGTGGCGCGCTGTTCGGGTTCTTTGTAGTTCTGCCGAAAACCTTGGCGTTTTTTATGAGCTATGCTGGCGAGAATTTAGCGCCCATGCCGAAGCTGGGGCTCTATCTGACCTTTGTTGCCCGCATGGTGCTTGCCTTTGCCATCTCCTTTGAGATTCCTTTTCTTATGGTTATGACAACCAGTGTCGGCCTCGTTACTCGTGACCACTTCAAAGCAAAACGGAAGTATTTTTACATTGCTATCGTTGTTCTTTCCTTTCTTCTGACTGTTGGTGAAATCACAGCCACTGTCTTGCTCTCCTTTCCCTTATTCGCTCTTTATGAGGCCGGAATTCTTGCTGGGCGAATTTTTATCAGCAAGGAGAAGGGGTAA
- a CDS encoding class I SAM-dependent RNA methyltransferase — MKHTITIEKIIPGGRGLARTDAGQVIMIPFTLPGEQVLIREKKKKSGYLEGDLEQILSPSPARIIPPCPLYGECGGCDLQHGSYEEQLLIKKGIVTESLQRAKVPFAADQIQNTLASPAQWGYRYRLRLKISPAGQLGFFRKKSNSFIPVDNCPVTTEDMCSALAELNSSGMLRSLAGISSEFELLQSPADGKITLVLRGDKQKRPSKAIYQKLEQLPSLAQVGWISRQGFQYLSSTAKPLAQDILLKNGKCTLSWSGGCFSQVNPGQNQQLIQLVCAAAGEIQGKAVLDLYCGMGNFSIPLALSGATVTGIEGNQESIHWAEENAHQAGISARFFTADVRAALEQLAGQGEKADLTLIDPPRSGVGEKIILLSHLEPEKILYVSCDPATLARDLNALCQHGYTIRTVTPVDMFPQTSHIETVVLLEKA, encoded by the coding sequence ATGAAGCACACTATCACCATTGAAAAAATAATACCTGGCGGACGAGGACTAGCTCGGACAGACGCTGGACAGGTTATCATGATTCCTTTCACCTTGCCCGGCGAACAGGTGCTTATCAGAGAAAAGAAAAAAAAATCCGGCTACCTTGAGGGAGATCTGGAACAGATACTTTCTCCATCTCCGGCGCGGATTATCCCACCTTGCCCTTTGTACGGGGAATGCGGCGGCTGCGACCTTCAGCACGGCAGCTACGAAGAACAACTTCTTATTAAAAAAGGGATAGTAACCGAGTCATTGCAGCGAGCCAAGGTACCTTTTGCTGCGGACCAGATACAAAATACCCTTGCCTCTCCTGCCCAGTGGGGTTATCGATACCGCCTGCGGCTGAAGATAAGCCCTGCAGGGCAGCTGGGATTCTTCAGAAAAAAAAGCAATAGCTTTATCCCTGTGGATAATTGCCCAGTGACCACAGAGGATATGTGCTCCGCTCTGGCCGAGCTGAATAGCTCTGGAATGCTCCGGTCCTTGGCGGGAATTTCCTCGGAATTTGAGCTGCTGCAATCCCCTGCTGATGGGAAAATAACGCTGGTCCTGAGAGGCGACAAGCAAAAACGCCCTTCAAAGGCAATCTACCAAAAGCTTGAACAGCTTCCTTCCCTTGCCCAGGTAGGCTGGATCTCCCGACAAGGATTCCAATACCTCTCCTCGACTGCCAAGCCCTTAGCGCAAGATATTCTGCTCAAAAACGGAAAATGCACCCTGTCCTGGTCTGGCGGCTGTTTTTCCCAGGTTAATCCGGGCCAGAACCAGCAACTCATTCAACTGGTCTGCGCCGCAGCTGGAGAGATCCAAGGAAAAGCTGTGCTTGATCTCTACTGCGGTATGGGAAATTTTTCCATCCCTCTTGCGCTCAGTGGCGCAACAGTCACCGGCATTGAAGGAAATCAGGAAAGTATCCATTGGGCAGAAGAAAACGCCCACCAAGCCGGGATATCGGCTCGTTTTTTCACTGCTGATGTTCGTGCCGCTCTGGAGCAGCTAGCAGGCCAAGGAGAAAAAGCAGACCTCACCCTCATCGATCCCCCTCGAAGCGGAGTCGGTGAAAAAATCATTTTGCTTTCACACCTGGAGCCGGAAAAAATCCTCTACGTTTCCTGCGATCCCGCAACCCTGGCCCGCGACCTGAACGCACTCTGCCAGCACGGCTATACAATACGCACTGTCACCCCGGTGGATATGTTCCCCCAGACCAGCCATATTGAAACAGTGGTTCTACTGGAAAAAGCCTGA
- the tatA gene encoding twin-arginine translocase TatA/TatE family subunit, with translation MFGLGMPELIIILVIIVIIFGAGKLPEIGSGIGKGIRNFKDATKSDDDSKTIEDQNSSKES, from the coding sequence ATGTTCGGACTCGGAATGCCTGAACTGATTATCATCCTGGTTATTATTGTTATTATATTCGGCGCAGGCAAACTGCCTGAGATCGGCTCTGGTATCGGCAAAGGAATCAGAAACTTTAAAGATGCCACCAAGAGCGATGATGACTCGAAAACCATAGAAGATCAAAACAGCAGCAAAGAAAGCTGA
- the tatA gene encoding twin-arginine translocase TatA/TatE family subunit produces MFGLGTPELVVILAISFLLFGGKRLPELGSGLGKAISSFKKGIGEVEDAGLGDVTKEVTKNLPGVREVTAVQEKIDKAKDIGKVLTK; encoded by the coding sequence ATGTTCGGACTCGGAACTCCTGAACTTGTTGTTATTTTGGCTATATCCTTTTTGTTATTCGGCGGTAAAAGACTGCCGGAGCTAGGCTCAGGCCTGGGTAAGGCCATCAGTTCTTTTAAAAAAGGAATTGGTGAGGTAGAGGATGCCGGCCTTGGAGATGTGACCAAAGAGGTGACGAAAAATCTTCCCGGCGTCCGGGAGGTCACTGCTGTGCAGGAAAAAATTGATAAGGCAAAAGATATCGGTAAGGTGCTGACCAAGTAG
- a CDS encoding NAD(P)H-hydrate dehydratase, with protein sequence MKIATSAQMQALDRISIEEIGIPGIVLMENAGRGTVDAMEEEYGPVQGKTVCVFIGPGNNGGDGLVIARHIAQRGGRPFLVFLVNPEKLTGDAQTNARICNKLGFIHYIVHHEDEVRQLKQLIRQLHFSHPVHSLVDSLFGTGLSRKVEGYFSDLIKFIVALSRDRQWPVISVDIPSGLCSDTGTTLGRAVKADLTVTYGLAKPGHYMHGGAMVGKLRVLDISIPHRVTKQAELRGMVLEHCEFTQLIRERRAASHKGTYGHILMLAGSEGKTGAAILAAQAALHSGCGLVTLGAPEGLNAIFETSLPEAMTVPLPNSGKILSVADYAVIADLLIGKSALVIGPGMGTAPETGALVRRLYRELRLPMVIDADALNMLAEKPETFKKSGGVRILTPHPGEMARLTGKTVATIQRNRLEAAHELVKDLAHDDHEIIVVLKGAGTVLSSCTGDWAVNSSGNHGMATGGMGDVLSGLIGGLLVQGYSPWEATALGVYQHGLAGDILAEDCTQGFTASQVAAALPQAFMRMKKSDCRVCLRCNGPCVCSCGEHL encoded by the coding sequence ATGAAAATTGCAACTTCGGCCCAAATGCAGGCCCTTGACAGAATCTCTATTGAAGAGATAGGAATTCCCGGTATAGTCCTGATGGAAAATGCTGGCAGGGGGACTGTGGACGCAATGGAGGAGGAATACGGCCCTGTTCAGGGGAAAACCGTTTGTGTTTTCATTGGACCGGGAAATAATGGGGGGGATGGTCTGGTCATTGCCCGCCATATTGCTCAGCGCGGAGGGCGCCCCTTTCTTGTTTTTTTGGTGAATCCTGAGAAGCTGACCGGTGATGCCCAGACCAATGCCCGAATTTGTAATAAATTAGGCTTTATTCATTATATTGTGCATCATGAGGATGAGGTGCGCCAGCTGAAGCAGTTGATCCGCCAGCTGCACTTCAGCCATCCTGTCCACAGTCTGGTTGATTCCCTGTTTGGGACAGGCCTGTCCCGAAAGGTTGAGGGCTATTTTTCCGATCTCATTAAATTTATCGTGGCCTTGTCCCGTGATCGACAATGGCCGGTGATCTCTGTGGATATCCCTTCCGGCCTCTGTTCAGATACCGGGACCACCTTGGGGCGTGCTGTAAAAGCAGACCTTACCGTGACCTATGGGCTTGCCAAGCCTGGGCATTATATGCATGGCGGGGCAATGGTCGGTAAGCTGAGAGTACTTGATATCTCTATTCCGCATCGGGTGACCAAGCAGGCTGAGCTCCGTGGCATGGTCCTTGAGCATTGCGAATTTACTCAGCTCATCCGAGAGCGGCGAGCGGCCTCTCATAAGGGAACCTACGGGCATATCCTCATGCTGGCTGGTTCTGAGGGCAAGACTGGTGCTGCCATTCTTGCTGCGCAAGCAGCCCTGCATAGCGGTTGCGGTCTGGTAACCCTGGGCGCTCCAGAAGGGCTGAACGCGATTTTTGAGACCAGTCTGCCTGAGGCAATGACGGTTCCTTTGCCGAATTCGGGCAAAATACTCTCTGTTGCTGATTATGCTGTGATTGCAGATCTTCTTATTGGTAAAAGTGCTTTGGTTATCGGACCAGGTATGGGAACAGCCCCGGAAACAGGGGCTTTGGTTCGGCGCTTGTACAGAGAGCTACGGCTGCCCATGGTTATTGATGCTGATGCGCTTAATATGCTGGCTGAAAAACCGGAAACTTTTAAAAAGAGCGGCGGAGTACGGATCCTTACCCCTCATCCTGGAGAAATGGCCCGCCTGACCGGGAAAACGGTTGCGACTATCCAGAGAAATCGTCTGGAAGCGGCTCATGAGTTGGTAAAAGACTTGGCACATGACGATCATGAAATTATAGTGGTGCTTAAGGGGGCCGGAACCGTGCTGAGCTCCTGCACAGGAGACTGGGCTGTGAACAGTAGCGGTAACCACGGGATGGCAACCGGTGGTATGGGAGATGTTTTGAGTGGGCTGATTGGTGGCCTTCTGGTCCAGGGATATAGCCCTTGGGAAGCCACTGCTCTAGGGGTGTATCAGCATGGTTTGGCAGGGGATATTCTAGCCGAAGATTGTACCCAGGGCTTCACAGCCTCTCAGGTGGCAGCTGCCTTACCCCAGGCCTTTATGCGGATGAAAAAGTCCGATTGCCGTGTATGTCTCCGCTGTAATGGTCCCTGTGTCTGTTCATGTGGTGAGCATCTGTAA
- a CDS encoding CBS domain-containing protein, producing MLRAQDLMTENVIAVTKNTEVRELAKILTENKISGVPVLDEAGKLAGVVTESDLIFQNKKVHIPTAVAILDAFFFLESPEKMEKEMKKMAGVTVGEIYASEVISVQIDTPLDEIATLMAEKNIHTLPVVDQGNLVGVIGKRDIIRTIAEGR from the coding sequence ATGTTGCGTGCGCAAGATCTGATGACGGAAAACGTCATTGCTGTTACAAAAAACACCGAAGTCCGTGAGTTGGCCAAAATCCTGACTGAGAATAAGATCAGCGGTGTCCCGGTGCTTGATGAGGCAGGGAAACTTGCCGGTGTGGTCACGGAAAGCGATCTTATCTTTCAGAATAAGAAGGTCCATATTCCCACAGCCGTTGCCATTCTTGATGCCTTTTTCTTCCTGGAAAGCCCGGAAAAGATGGAAAAAGAGATGAAGAAAATGGCCGGAGTTACTGTTGGAGAAATTTATGCCTCCGAGGTCATCTCTGTCCAGATAGACACTCCCTTAGATGAAATTGCCACGCTGATGGCTGAGAAAAATATCCATACCTTGCCAGTCGTTGATCAGGGAAATTTGGTGGGAGTGATTGGCAAGCGAGATATTATTCGAACCATTGCCGAAGGAAGATAA
- a CDS encoding ABC transporter ATP-binding protein translates to MLELRNINASYGNIQVLHDISLHVDQGEIITLIGANGAGKSTILMSISGIVPPRSGEILFKGTCISRMAPEKIVSLGLCQVPEGRHIFPELTVAENLDMGAFLRKDTAQIRQDLDHVYTLFPILAERRHQPGGNLSGGEQQMLALSRALMARPQLLLLDEPSMGLAPLVTKQIFDIIRKINREDNTTIFLVEQNANLALKTADRGYVLENGRVTMHNRAEILLGDTEIQKAYLGI, encoded by the coding sequence ATGCTTGAACTGCGTAACATCAACGCCTCCTACGGTAATATTCAGGTTCTCCATGATATCAGCCTCCATGTGGATCAGGGAGAGATCATTACCCTGATCGGGGCCAACGGAGCTGGTAAATCAACCATCCTGATGTCCATCAGTGGTATTGTTCCTCCCAGAAGTGGTGAGATCCTCTTTAAAGGTACCTGTATTAGCCGCATGGCTCCAGAAAAAATAGTGTCTTTGGGGCTTTGTCAGGTCCCGGAAGGACGTCATATTTTTCCTGAGCTGACAGTGGCGGAAAATTTGGATATGGGTGCCTTTCTTCGGAAAGATACAGCGCAGATCCGTCAGGATCTGGATCATGTCTATACCCTGTTTCCTATTTTGGCTGAACGACGTCATCAGCCGGGAGGAAACCTCTCCGGTGGCGAGCAGCAGATGCTGGCTCTTTCCCGTGCCTTAATGGCCCGACCGCAACTGCTCCTGCTGGATGAGCCCTCTATGGGCTTGGCTCCGCTGGTGACCAAGCAGATTTTTGATATTATCCGTAAGATCAATCGGGAAGATAATACCACGATTTTTCTTGTGGAGCAAAACGCTAATCTGGCGCTGAAAACAGCTGATAGAGGTTATGTCCTTGAGAACGGCAGAGTGACTATGCATAACCGGGCGGAGATCCTTCTGGGGGATACGGAGATCCAAAAGGCCTACCTTGGAATTTAA
- a CDS encoding Gfo/Idh/MocA family oxidoreductase gives MSKEKLRVGVIGVGYLGRFHALKYAAMDDVQLVGVADADPERAQTVAEECGTKAFADYQPLLEHVDAVSIVVPTVYHHAVAIACLEHGVDILLEKPMTTTLQEADELIALADRKKLLLQVGHLERFNPAVLSMQPLLNNPLFIEAHRLSTFKNRGTDVDVILDLMIHDIDIILSIINSPIKDIHTVGAPVITQLTDIANARIVFKNGCTANITVSRISMENIRRMRIFQPGKYLSVDFGKKEVMAIKLKQSEQGSVPLPDVSRHGFSDQDVLEMEIREFINNIRHRRKPTVSGREGRRALAVALSVIGQIQENQKQFKHLLGTGGNFGLIDQP, from the coding sequence ATGAGCAAGGAAAAATTACGAGTCGGTGTTATCGGAGTTGGCTATCTTGGTCGCTTCCATGCCCTGAAATATGCAGCTATGGATGATGTGCAATTGGTCGGGGTTGCTGATGCTGATCCCGAGCGTGCGCAGACGGTGGCAGAAGAGTGCGGCACCAAGGCCTTTGCAGATTACCAGCCCCTGCTTGAGCATGTGGATGCGGTTTCTATCGTTGTGCCAACCGTGTATCATCATGCGGTGGCTATAGCCTGTCTGGAACATGGGGTGGATATCCTTCTGGAAAAGCCCATGACCACCACTCTGCAAGAGGCGGATGAGTTGATCGCCTTGGCAGACCGGAAAAAGCTACTGCTCCAGGTCGGCCATCTGGAACGCTTTAATCCGGCGGTTTTGTCCATGCAGCCCTTGTTGAATAACCCTCTCTTTATCGAGGCCCACCGTCTTTCAACCTTTAAGAATCGCGGGACCGATGTTGATGTTATTCTTGACCTGATGATTCATGATATTGATATTATACTTTCTATTATCAATTCGCCGATTAAGGATATTCACACCGTGGGGGCACCTGTCATCACTCAGCTCACTGATATCGCCAATGCCCGGATTGTCTTTAAGAATGGGTGTACCGCAAATATCACCGTAAGCCGGATTTCTATGGAAAATATACGGAGAATGCGTATTTTTCAGCCAGGGAAATATCTTTCTGTTGATTTCGGTAAAAAGGAAGTCATGGCGATTAAGCTGAAACAGAGTGAGCAGGGCAGCGTTCCGCTCCCGGATGTTTCCCGGCATGGCTTCAGCGATCAGGACGTGCTGGAAATGGAGATAAGGGAATTTATCAATAATATCCGGCATCGCCGGAAGCCCACGGTCTCAGGAAGGGAAGGGCGCCGCGCTCTTGCAGTCGCCCTTTCCGTGATTGGACAGATTCAGGAAAATCAAAAGCAGTTCAAACATCTCCTTGGCACGGGAGGAAATTTTGGGTTGATAGATCAACCTTGA
- a CDS encoding DNA topoisomerase IV subunit A, with protein sequence MTSEAQDNTEVPALEEQNEERQGKLHKLFDDNFLDYTSYVIRERAIPDIDDGLKPVQRRLLQTLHNMDDGRYHKVANVVGETMKLHPHGDQSIFAALVNLANKGYLIDRQGNFGNIYTGDQASAARYIECRLTPMARETLFNKDLTEFVDSYDGRMQEPVTLPSKLPMLLLLGAEGIAVGMATKIMPHNFRELLQGQIKYLEGEEFTLYPDFPKGGIVDASDYDHGNGRLRCRAKIEVTDEKTITITELPYTLTTQNLMDSVEKAAKSGKIKIASINDYTAEKVEVEIKLPRGLYAEETIDALYAFTDCEVSISPNLVVIKDNMPCIVTVEEVLRHNTDKLKRDLETELNIEKGRLLDKLHARKLEQIFIEERLYKSIEEQTSYKAVTATVRDSLIPFADELIRKVTKEDIERLLEIRIKRISRYDINKQQKEIRTLEKGITAIEKNLKDMVLFTKNYLQSVLDTYGETFPRRSELKSFDEVNAREAALSNIQVAYQRDSGFLGHKIKVENEKKDVEFACSELDRILIIFNDGLYKVINVPDKLFIGSNVAWVGVVDESLVFNLIYRVGAENLSYAKRFKTPKFILNREYRLFEEHKRSTIHLLRTGEKEIRARISLVPSSRARYNSLEIEMDDYLIKGVAAKGKRISSRVVRRVTDVTGKPKKTGPVVASLPGMGQ encoded by the coding sequence ATGACGAGCGAAGCACAAGACAACACTGAAGTACCAGCTCTGGAAGAGCAAAACGAAGAACGTCAAGGCAAGCTGCATAAGCTCTTTGATGATAACTTCCTCGATTATACCTCCTATGTCATCCGTGAGCGGGCCATCCCGGACATTGATGACGGCCTGAAGCCGGTGCAGAGACGCCTCCTCCAGACCCTCCATAATATGGACGACGGTCGTTACCATAAGGTGGCCAACGTGGTGGGTGAGACCATGAAGCTCCACCCCCACGGGGATCAGTCTATCTTTGCGGCCTTAGTCAATCTGGCCAATAAGGGCTACCTCATTGACCGCCAAGGTAACTTCGGTAATATCTACACCGGCGACCAGGCCTCAGCGGCCCGATACATCGAATGTCGCCTCACCCCGATGGCCCGAGAGACACTGTTCAATAAGGACCTGACTGAGTTTGTTGATTCCTATGACGGACGTATGCAGGAACCGGTCACCCTGCCCTCTAAGCTTCCCATGCTCTTGCTCCTCGGGGCCGAGGGTATTGCTGTGGGCATGGCCACCAAGATCATGCCCCATAATTTCCGGGAACTCCTGCAAGGCCAGATCAAGTATCTTGAGGGCGAAGAGTTTACCCTGTACCCGGATTTCCCCAAAGGCGGCATTGTCGATGCCTCGGACTATGACCACGGTAACGGTCGGCTCCGCTGCCGGGCCAAGATTGAGGTGACGGACGAAAAGACCATCACCATTACCGAGTTGCCCTATACCCTGACCACCCAGAACCTGATGGACTCGGTGGAAAAGGCAGCCAAGTCAGGCAAGATCAAGATTGCCTCCATCAATGATTACACTGCGGAAAAGGTGGAGGTGGAGATTAAGCTGCCGCGTGGGCTGTATGCTGAGGAGACCATTGACGCCCTGTACGCCTTTACCGATTGCGAGGTGAGTATCTCCCCGAATCTGGTAGTGATCAAGGATAATATGCCCTGCATTGTCACGGTTGAGGAGGTGCTCCGCCATAACACGGACAAGCTCAAGCGGGACCTGGAAACAGAGCTCAATATCGAAAAAGGCCGCCTACTAGACAAACTCCATGCCCGCAAACTGGAACAAATTTTTATTGAAGAGCGGCTCTATAAGTCGATTGAGGAACAGACCTCGTACAAGGCCGTAACCGCCACCGTACGCGACTCCCTCATTCCCTTTGCCGACGAGCTAATTCGCAAGGTGACGAAAGAAGATATTGAACGACTGCTTGAAATCCGCATAAAACGCATTTCCCGTTATGATATTAATAAGCAGCAGAAGGAAATCAGGACGCTGGAAAAAGGGATAACTGCTATTGAAAAAAACTTGAAGGACATGGTGCTGTTCACCAAGAACTACCTTCAAAGTGTGCTGGATACCTACGGCGAGACCTTCCCGCGTCGGAGCGAACTGAAATCATTTGATGAGGTTAATGCTCGTGAGGCTGCCTTATCAAACATCCAGGTTGCCTATCAGCGAGACTCCGGCTTCCTGGGTCATAAGATCAAAGTGGAAAACGAGAAAAAGGACGTTGAATTCGCCTGTTCAGAGCTGGATCGCATCCTGATCATTTTCAATGATGGCCTTTACAAGGTAATCAACGTGCCGGACAAACTTTTTATCGGCAGCAATGTTGCCTGGGTGGGCGTGGTCGATGAGAGCCTGGTCTTTAACCTGATCTATCGGGTAGGAGCAGAGAATCTGAGCTATGCCAAGCGATTCAAGACACCCAAATTCATCCTCAACCGGGAGTATCGCCTGTTTGAAGAACATAAGCGATCCACGATCCACCTGCTACGGACCGGGGAAAAGGAGATCAGAGCCAGGATCAGCCTAGTTCCCTCCTCCCGAGCTCGTTATAACTCGCTGGAAATCGAAATGGATGATTACCTGATCAAGGGAGTTGCTGCCAAGGGAAAACGAATCAGCAGCCGAGTGGTGAGACGAGTGACAGATGTGACTGGGAAGCCGAAAAAAACCGGGCCGGTGGTGGCTTCCCTACCGGGGATGGGACAATAA
- a CDS encoding type III pantothenate kinase yields MLLTVDVGNSHTVSGVFDGKKLLHQWRLKSDRDKTADELAIRYHSLFQMEAIHKEDITAFILCSVVPTLETSWLAFAAKYLSGCITAPISVSHRTNTSITVRTDNPAEVGADRIVNAVAAWDHFKTALIAIDFGTAITFDCVSKKGEYLGGTIHPGIGISLDALAGRTAKLPRIDLNRRPGVVIGTNTVDAISSGMLHGFGGMIDRMTRLLRAEMLRKNNEKINIIATGGMAELIAPYCSSIASIDPLLTLTGLRLIYESNLGAE; encoded by the coding sequence ATGCTCCTCACTGTTGATGTCGGAAATTCACACACTGTCAGTGGCGTATTTGATGGCAAAAAACTGCTCCATCAGTGGCGCTTAAAATCAGACCGGGACAAGACCGCTGATGAGCTGGCCATCCGCTACCACTCCCTCTTTCAGATGGAGGCCATCCATAAGGAAGACATCACAGCCTTTATCCTCTGCTCAGTTGTCCCCACCCTGGAAACCAGCTGGTTGGCCTTTGCGGCAAAATACCTGAGCGGCTGCATCACCGCCCCGATCTCTGTTTCCCACCGAACAAACACCAGCATTACTGTTCGTACTGATAATCCTGCTGAGGTGGGCGCAGACCGGATAGTCAATGCTGTGGCAGCCTGGGACCATTTCAAAACCGCCCTGATCGCCATCGACTTTGGCACCGCTATTACCTTTGACTGTGTCAGTAAAAAAGGCGAGTATCTCGGAGGGACCATTCATCCGGGCATCGGTATTTCACTGGATGCTTTAGCAGGCAGGACCGCAAAGCTCCCTCGCATAGACTTGAACCGCAGGCCCGGCGTGGTCATTGGCACTAACACGGTGGATGCCATCTCTTCCGGCATGCTGCATGGCTTCGGCGGCATGATTGACCGCATGACTCGCCTCCTGCGCGCTGAAATGCTGCGAAAAAATAACGAGAAGATCAATATTATTGCCACAGGCGGCATGGCAGAGCTGATAGCCCCCTACTGCTCATCTATTGCAAGCATTGATCCCCTCCTGACCCTGACCGGCCTTCGCCTTATCTACGAGTCGAATCTGGGCGCAGAGTAA